The Rhizoctonia solani chromosome 14, complete sequence genome has a segment encoding these proteins:
- a CDS encoding ABC transporter transmembrane region → MTPIFSFLLATLMSEVAAGGQNVPLITRYALFVLLAAAGDGITGGLKFFIMEVAAMNWVTALRERCFERILAQDKRWHDEASNSPVHIAQVLIKDGDDARTLIAVVLGQSVT, encoded by the coding sequence ATGACCCCTATATTCTCGTTCCTATTGGCGACGTTGATGTCGGAAGTTGCGGCAGGTGGTCAAAACGTGCCCCTTATCACCCGATACGCCCTGTTTGTTTTGCTCGCTGCGGCTGGCGATGGTATTACCGGCGGCCTCAAATTCTTTATTATGGAAGTCGCAGCTATGAACTGGGTCACCGCTCTCCGCGAACGATGCTTCGAACGAATTCTGGCCCAAGATAAGCGGTGGCACGATGAAGCTTCCAACTCCCCCGTACACATTGCCCAGGTCCTCATCAAAGATGGCGACGATGCCCGGACTCTTATCGCCGTTGTCCTTGGCCAGTCAGTCACGTAG
- a CDS encoding ABC transporter transmembrane region, giving the protein MIKDDAHRGSGSSPTQPHDPSNDSNNTNNNDNNTPAPDGMPKGYSRMDEGPPKPSLKLLFAHCGIAPFMTRVIGQAFDAFARFPSPAAQESLSPDDLAAVKSRLLREVGLTAIQLLALAGERHEAEAGVYEAVTTRRMEWFDAQMSQSEDGTTGAGGMMAKFARDTDDIRTATSLAMGQLIQHLTTVLASLIIALVTSWSLTLIILASIPVLLVLQFISQALAMPRYDRERALLAKASSLTTTSLSAIATIKSFNAQSSTQSRLSTLLNQVRKTAHACSAIWGVTAGGTQFVLFAMFVQGFWFGSALVRKGDITPGQVMGVFWACLIAASNLQMCIPLIVTVSKGKSAAVAVAELLSPNNGVGGDGMVQAQGHSGIPLVRAPTHRIPMRKIVPTRKCQGELSLHNVTFAYPSRPDQIVLKNVSMFIPANEMTFVVGGSGSGKSTVAQVMCGIKTPASGADEDEAEYFSITPGGMVVLDDQQLDMLDERWMRKNVALVSQQCIMFDMSVHDNVAIGLAGSRLDGEEEPEPDPSVPSTPFIPHVSREKVVDACRMALLHDFIRELPEYDTVLNGGGGGADEEEKAETGNGRISLSGGQRQRLAIARAWIRDPAVLILDEATSALDATARILVFEAIKAWRRNKTTIVITHDLSQIAPSDFVYVMKDGRVVQEGYRYNLQAERGGVFEGMGVDYQGVEDELDEIEEELRGTSVGHSVGRSLGRSTTQDPEEREYAYGMVTRAEARQVDELLEADGRESNHGMGFPAASTRHTSFAPYVQHPSLAGPSMWMLDAIADISGQTRTPVQTYRHRHPSNAPIPNLDFGRRQSSADIEEVEFAMGASIACVPIWEASIGLASDRKSIGRRSSLGRKSFGAKSFTPTQKFMRRWTKKQEDNQSESGEDSEEEEVKAFEQEKNMAKASGDAATQQRRIPRERKEAVMELIIEGEESDRRVEEQAQQGPPSLTSVLKRFYPTVPNKLLVLFGL; this is encoded by the exons ATGATCAAAGACGACGCTCACCGGGGCTCTGGCAGCTCTCCCACTCAGCCTCACGATCCCTCCAACGACAGCAATAATACTAATAACAACGATAATAATACTCCAGCTCCAGACGGCATGCCCAAGGGTTATTCGCGCATGGACGAAGGCCCTCCAAAACCCAGTCTTAAGCTGCTATTCGCCCACT GCGGCATTGCACCTTTTATGACTCGCGTTATTGGCCAAGCGTTTGATGCCTTTGCAAGATTTCCTTCCCCTGCTGCTCAGGAATCCTTATCTCCCGATGATCTTGCTGCGGTTAAATCCCGCCTACTGCGAGAAGTTGGGCTGACGGCCATTCAACTGCTCGCTCTTGCCGGTG AACGTCATGAGGCTGAGGCGGGTGTATACGAGGCCGTTACGACCCGTCGCATGGAATGGTTCGATGCCCAGATGTCTCAGTCCGAAGACGGCACAACTGGCGCAGGAGGTATGATGGCCAAATTTGCACG AGACACTGACGATATACGCACCGCCACTTCACTCGCCATGGGTCAGCTCATCCAGCATCTGACCACTGTTCTTGCCTCCCTTATCATCGCTCTGGTCACATCATGGTCTTTGACCCTCATCATCCTGGCTTCCATCCCTGTCCTGCTCGTCCTCCAGTTTATTTCGCAGGCGCTCGCAATGCCCCGATATGACCGAGAACGTGCTCTCCTCGCAAAGGCCTCGTCACTCACAACCACTTCCCTGTCCGCCATTGCGACCATCAAGTCCTTCAATGCCCAGTCCTCCACTCAATCCCGTCTTTCAACTCTTCTAAATCAAGTTCGAAAAACCGCTCATGCATGCTCGGCCATTTGGGGCGTTACAGCCGGTGGAACTCAATTCGTACTCTTTGCCATGTTCGTCCAAGGCTTTTGGTTCGGTTCTGCTCTGGTCCGTAAAGGAGACATTACTCCAGGCCAGGTAATGGGCGTTTTTTGGGCCTGTTTAATTGCCGCAAGCAACCTTCAAATGTGCATACCCTTGATTGTGACAGTCAGCAAAGGGAAGAGCGCTGCTGTGGCCGTAGCCGAATTGTTGAGCCCAAACAACGGAGTAGGAGGGGATGGAATGGTCCAGGCACAAGGGCATAGTGGAATACCGCTCGTTCGTGCACCAACGCACCGAATTCCCATGAGAAAGATCGTTCCTACTCGGAAATGTCAAGGCGAGCTGAGTTTGCACAATGTGACCTTTGCTTATCCTTCCCGACCGGACCAA ATTGTTTTGAAAAATGTATCAATGTTTATTCCTGCCAACGAGATGACCTTTGTTGTTGGCGGATCCGGTTCCGGAAAGAGCACGGTGGCCCAAGTGATGTGTGGAAT CAAGACTCCCGCCTCTGGCgcagacgaagacgaggccGAGTATTTCAGCATAACGCCGGGGGGAATGGTTGTCCTCGATGACCAACAACTCGATATGCTTGACGAACGCTGGATGAGGAAGAATGTTGCGCTCGTTAGCCAGCAGTGCATCATGTTCGATATGAGTGTGCATGATAACGTTGCAATCGGCTTGGCCGGCAGCCGACTTGATGG GGAAGAAGAACCCGAACCGGATCCAAGTGTACCCTCCACACCGTTCATCCCCCATGTTTCCAGGGAAAAGGTCGTTGATGCGTGCCGCATGGCTCTCTTGCACGACTTTATTCGAGAGCTACCCGAATACGATACGGTGCTCAATGGTGGGGGCGGAGGTGCAGACGAAGAAGAGAAAGCGGAGACTGGGAATGGAAGGATCAGCTTGAGTGGAGGGCAGAGACAAAGGTTGGCTATCGCTCGTGCATGGATTAGGGACCCGGCCGTGTTGATTCTTG ATGAAGCAACATCGGCCCTCGATGCTACCGCTCGTATTCTTGTGTTTGAAGCTATCAAGGCCTGGCGCCGCAACAAAACCACCATCGTTATCACACATGATTTGTCTCAAATAGCACCATCGGACTTTGTATATGTGATGAAGGACGGACGAGTTGTTCAGGAAGGGTATCGCTACAATCTTCAGGCGGAGCGAGGTGGAGTGTTTGAAGGAATGGGTGTGGACTATCAGGGGGTGGAGGATGAACTAGACGAGATTGAAGAGGAGCTTAGGGGTACATCGGTCGGACACTCGGTCGGGCGATCCTTGGGCCGCTCTACCACCCAGGACCCAGAAGAGAGAGAATACGCATACGGCATGGTGACCCGCGCCGAGGCCCGCCAAGTCGACGAGCTCCTTGAGGCGGATGGACGCGAATCAAATCACGGAATGGGCTTCCCTGCCGCTTCTACCAGACACACCTCGTTTGCACCATATGTCCAGCACCCGTCTCTGGCCGGTCCATCCATGTGGATGCTCGATGCGATTGCAGATATTTCAGGGCAGACCAGGACTCCTGTTCAAACGTACCGCCATCGACATCCCAGCAATGCACCCATACCCAATCTGGACTTCGGGAGACGTCAATCGAGTGCGGATAT TGAGGAGGTCGAGTTTGCAATGGGAGCCTCAATCGCCTGTGTCCCCATCTGGGAGGCCTCAATCGGGTTGGCCTCTGATCGCAAGTCTATTGGTCGCCGTTCATCACTTGGCAGGAAATCATTCGGTGCCAAGTCCTTCACTCCTACCCAAAAATTTATGCGCAGGTGGACCAAAAAGCAGGAAGACAATCAAAGCGAAAGCGGTGAAGATagtgaagaggaagaggtcAAAGCCTTCGAGCAAGAGAAGAATATGGCCAAGGCTAGTGGTGATGCAGCAACCCAACAGCGACGAATTCCTCGTGAGCGCAAAGAAGCTGTCATGGAGCTCATAATCGAGGGCGAAGAGTCCGACCGCAGGGTAGAGGAACAGGCACAACAGGGCCCTCCCTCCCTTACTTCAGTCCTCAAGCGCTTCTATCCAACTGTACCAAATAAACTCTTGGTCTTGTTTGGGCTTTAG
- a CDS encoding ABC transporter, whose protein sequence is MVFQVRWSGQIELRNKRAREEVAKQYYNAVANVRAIRAMALESVFRAQFERSLGTAMRTGVQGAFITGCGFGIVNALIYVAEAALFYVGAVLMAHEGYSYLKMLQALNLVVFSVTIAAQLLSFIPYLGTDTDESKGTLRFPVDGRISFDRVQFSYPARPDTLVLKDISFQVDQGECVAIVVRTTGGSIRINKHPISDADVRYLREHIGVVSQHPALFDASVTENIMFGSTRTTFEEVQNAAKAAQMHDWIMSQERGYDTTLGEGAALISGGQAQRLQIARALVRQSNILIMDEATSALDPANQDAIMDTVMAIKQDRITLIVTHKLAVMQRCDEFWSFRME, encoded by the exons ATGGTCTTCCAGGTCCGCTGGAGTGGCCAGATCGAGCTACGGAACAAGCGCGCTCGTGAAGAAGTCGCAAAGCAATACTATAATGCTGTTGCAAACGTTCGTGCGATCCGTGCTATGGCTCTGGAGAGCGTGTTCAGGGCCCAGTTTGAGAGGAGCCTAGGAACAGCGATGCGGACGGGTGTACAGGGTGCTTTTATTACGGGCTGTGGGTTTGGAATTGTGAATGCGTTGATTTACGTCGCCGAGG CTGCACTGTTTTACGTCGGCGCTGTGTTGATGGCTCACGAAGGCTACTCGTATCTGAAGATGCTCCAGGCCTTGAATCTTGTTGTGTTCTCGGTGACAATTGCTGCCCAACTACTATCTTTCA TTCCTTACCTTGGTACCGATACAGACGAATCCAAGGGCACCCTTCGCTTCCCTGTGGACGGTCGTATCTCTTTTGATCGTGTCCAATTCTCTTACCCTGCTCGCCCCGATACCCTTGTGCTCAAAGATATCTCGTTCCAAGTTGACCAGGGCGAATGCGTCGCCATC GTTGTACGAACCACCGGCGGATCCATTCGCATCAATAAACACCCTATCTCCGATGCTGATGTGCGCTATCTCCGCGAACATATCGGAGTCGTTAGCCAACACCCCGCTTTATTCGATGCCAGTGTCACAGAGAATATTATGTTTGGCTCCACCCGCACCACGTTTGAAGAGGTTCAGAATGCCGCCAAGGCAGCGCAAATGCACGATTGGATTATGAGCCAGGAGCGAGGATACGATACCACACTTGGTGAGGGTGCTGCACTCATTTCGGGTGGACAAGCCCAAAGGCTACAGATCGCGCGCGCATTGGTTCGTCAGTCGAATATCTTGATTATGGATGAAGCAACCAGTGCGCTGGACCCAGCGAACCAGGATGCCATTATGGATACAGTCATGGCTATCAAGCAGGACCGGATCACCCTCATCGTGACGCACAAACTCGCGGTGATGCAGCGCTGTGACGAATTCTGGTCGTTCAGGATGGAGTGA